Within the Haloarcula rubripromontorii genome, the region CGCGATCGACCAAGCCGAGGTCAACCAGCTGATCAACGTACTCATAAGTGGTCGATTTCGAGAGATCGAGTGCGTCCATGATCTCCGGTGGCGCAACCGGTCCCCAGTAACACACGTAGACGTAGACGCGAGCCAATGCCGGGTGGTTGAGCAGTTGGACAATGGTTTCGAGCCGAGCAGCGTTCTGAGCTAGTGTCTCTGGCTTGAGCGTCTCTTCGTCCATTATATCCATCGGTGGCGGATCCAACGCGTCAATCCCACCATCCGGACGAACGTGATTGTGGTCAGAGGTCATACTAGTTAGTCCGTAGTCCATGAACTTCAGACTATTGCTGCAGCTGTCAACAACTGTGACATTGCCCGGGTGAAGGGCTCGGTAACACGCCCAGTATATCGTTAGTCCACTGGGATCTCTCCGGGAAATAAGTGCGACAAGAGGCCGGATGAGGACTTCAAACCCGCTGAAAGCGGCCTGAGACAACGATTCGTCGATTTGTTCTTGTCGCGAGCTCCCTGTGATTACATATATACAAGGTGACAGTTGCTTCTCCGGTCATATTAGCGCTAACCAACAATGTAGAAGTACAGCGGTCGCTGTTGGTTAGCCAGCGGTACTGTTTCCGCAAAACCACGGGGAGCCGCGTCAGTTCGGGAGCTTCGGCGCTATCACGAATTGCATCGCTCCATCGGCGTCGGGGAACTCCGATCTGAGCACGAGCGGGACCCCGTCTCCGATGTGTAACACCCGGTTTGTGCCGTCTGGAAGACCAGCGTGGGCCGATTTGACTAACGATGAATCCAGTTTCACCTCTACATCCGCAGGCTCGAAGGCGATGAGATCAGTCTTCGCTCGGCGGTAGGTCATGCTGTCAGTGTCTCCGCTTGCGACGAACCGCATCTCTCCGGCCTCAGAATCTACCGTGAGGTCAAACCGGTCGCCAAGCATATCCGCTGCCGAGAGTCCAAGCGACATATCGTCTGGACTCAGGTGGACGGTCGCTGGAATATCAATATCCGGCATTTCAACAGGGTAGCGGAGCGATTCAACCGAGTCCAGTTCGATAGTGCGCGTTATTCCGTCGATGTCGATTTCCAGTGTGCTATTCGCTGCATCGAGTGCAAACTGTGCGAGGTCACCTGCATTACTGATCGAGAGTGCATCTCGAACCCGTTCGACATTTACCCCGAGCGTCCCTGTCGCCGCGTCGAAA harbors:
- a CDS encoding DNA polymerase → MSQSTAASSTEAATTDTEMGASETADETPADVDSTDLLTLDAPQYLQMSGDVQLFDQIFSAVSTVTDKARLGIGDSGIAIRAADRQGHAMVDLRVAGSSFSSFDAATGTLGVNVERVRDALSISNAGDLAQFALDAANSTLEIDIDGITRTIELDSVESLRYPVEMPDIDIPATVHLSPDDMSLGLSAADMLGDRFDLTVDSEAGEMRFVASGDTDSMTYRRAKTDLIAFEPADVEVKLDSSLVKSAHAGLPDGTNRVLHIGDGVPLVLRSEFPDADGAMQFVIAPKLPN